A segment of the bacterium genome:
GTGCGCCGGGTCAAGGGCGGCGCGGCCGACGGCGACCGGCCGGCAGCGGGCTGATGGCGGAGCCGCGCGAGCGCGCGCCTCGGTTCAGCACGATCTCGGACCTCGAGATCAAGCGGCTCTACACGCCCGACGACATCCGCGGTGACGACACCGCGCGGGACCTCGGGGCGCCCGGCGAGTACCCGTACACGCGCGGCATCCACGCCACGATGTACCGCGGACGGCTGTGGACGATGCGGATGTTCGCCGGGTTCGGGTCGGCCGAGGACACGAACGCGCGCTTCCACTATCTCCTCCGGCAGGGTCAGACCGGACTCTCCACCGCCTTCGACATGCCGACGCTCATGGGCTACGACTCCGACCATCCCCGCTCGGCGGGGGAGGTGGGGCGCGAGGGGGTCGCGATCGACAGCGTGGACGACATGGACGTCCTGCTCCGCGACCTGCCGCTCGACGAGATCACCACGTCCATGACGATCAACGCGCCCGCGAACATCCTGCTGGCGATGTACGTCGCGGTCGCCGCGGCGCGCGGCCTCAGCCCGTCAACGCTCGGCGGGACGACGCAGACCGACATTCTCAAAGAGTTCATCGCGCAGAAGGAGTGGATTGTCCCGCCGCGGCCGAGCATGAAGCTCGTCCAGGACATCATGGTCTACGGCACGGCGCACCTGCCGCGCTGGAACACGATCAGCATCAGCGGCTACCACATCCGGGAGGCCGGGGCCACCGCCGTGCAGGAGCTGGCGTTCACACTGGCCGACGGCATCGCCTACGTACAAGCCGGCGTCGAGGCGGGGTTGGAGGTGGACGCGTTCGCGCCCCGCCTGTCGTTCTTCTTCGACGTCCACAGCGATTTCTTCGAAGAGATCGCCAAGTTCCGGGCGGCCCGCCGGATGTGGGCGCGGATCATGCGGGAGCGGTTCGGCGCCCGCCACCCGCGCTCGATGATGCTGCGGACGCACGCGCAGACGGCCGGCGTCAGCCTCACCGCGCAGCAGCCGCAGAACAACATCGTCCGCACGGCGCTGCAGGCGCTCGCCGCCGTGCTGGGCGGCTGTCAGTCGCTGCACACCAATTCCCTCGACGAGACCTACGCGCTGCCCACGGAGGAGGCGGCGACGCTCGCGCTGCGGACGCAGCAGGTCATCGCGTACGAGACCGGCGTGACCCACTCCGTCGACCCGGCTGGCGGCGCGTACTTCATCGAGGCCCTCACCGACCGCGTCGAGGCGGACGCCGCGGAGTACATCAAGACGATCGACGAGATGGGCGGCATGCTCGCCGCGATCGAGCAGGGGTACCCGATGCGGGAGATCGCGGAGGCCAGCTACCGCTACCAGCAGCAGCTCGAACGCCGGGAGAAGGTGATCGTCGGCGTCAATGAGTTCGCCGACCGCGCGACGGTCCCGATCCCGCAGCTCCACATCGACCCCGAGGTCGAACGGCGGCAGATCGAGCGCGTCCGCCGCACCCGGGCGACCCGCGACCAGACCGCGGCACGGCGGGCGCTGGACGTCCTGCGGCGCATCACGGAACAGGGCGGCAACACGATGCCGGCGATCGTCGACGCGGTGCGGGCGCGCGTCACGATCGGCGAGATCTGCGACGTCTTCCGGCAGGTCTACGGGGAGTATCGCGAACAGGCCGTTCTCTGATAGACTCCCTCTCATCCGCTTTGGGGTGGAGGAGGCGGAAAGCGGGCGGGGCAGCCGGGTTACCGGGTTTGATGCGGCGACGTCACCGCCCGCGGCATCAGCTGCAGGTCCCAGACGCTTAGGATCAACGCTACGATCCCCAGGATCAGGGACGTCCAAAACGCCGCGGGGTGCTGCGTAAAGCTCAGGATCCAAGGCGCGATGATGAACCAGATGCCCACCAGCGCGTTCACGACCTGAATCCAGAACTGCCGGCGCTGCTCCGCGGAGAGCGCGGCGCTCGCGCCGAGAATCAACAGAATAACACCGCCGACTGCGCTGGTCCACGTCATCGCCGGGTTCGCCGTGAAGCCGAGCGACGACGGCGCAATGATGAACCAGATGCCGATCAAAGCGACGATCACGTTCTGCCACACCATGGACGCGTCACCTCACTTTCGCTGTCAGCGTCCCGTGGGCGCCTTCCGCCTCCACCTACAATTTTACCGCGCTGCGCAAGGGGTACAGTCGTAATGTGCGCGGGAGCGGCGCATCGCCGCCGCCGGCGCATAACAACGGACCGGCGTCGGCCGGCCCGGAAAGGGCAGGTGAGTTTGAGGTGAGGACCTGGTTCTGCATCGCACTGGCGGCCGGGCTCGCGCTCGGCGTCGCACTACCCCGACCCGCGGCCGCGCAAGTACCGCTGACGTACAATCTCACCCTGACGGGAGACACCTTCAGCGGCGTGCGTCCGACGGGCACGATCGACGGCACGCTCGGCGGAGTCGCGGTGGGGGGCACGTACTCGGGCGGCGCCTGGACGCTCACGTCCTATGGACGCCCGATCGCCTCGGGCCTCTATACCTGCGTGCGGATCTGCCGCTTCTCCGGCACAATGCTCGTGGGCAGGGCAATCGGTTATATGTGGACGTCGCAGGTGCCGACCTGGGACGCTCAGATTCAGCGCGCGTTGGGGTCGATCGACGGGGTGTTTGCCTCCCGCGGCGATTGGTCGAGGGCGGTCGGCGCATGGGCGCGGGCGAACGGGCTTCCGCCCGATCTGCAAACGCGCTTGATCTTCGACGCCCGAACGGGGATGTAGACGTACCGGATCGGCCCTCCTCCGATAGTTCCACATTCCGGGGCGTTTGTCACCCCGCTCCGATCAGGCGCGAACGGGCGGGGTGCCGAGGGCCCGCACGTAACGCTCGGCTGAGCGCGCGACGACCGCCTTCGCGTCCGACGGCACGACGCGGTCGAACCACCCGCCGTAGATCCGGTCGAACCGCAGGTTCTCGACCGCGGCCGCAACGCGCCGGACCGCCGTGGGGGCCAGCGGAATGTAATTCGGGTACGAGTACATGAAACTCACCGCGCCGCGGTCGGGCACACACTGGATCGTGTCGCCCGTCAGCAGGGCGCCGCGGCCGCCTGCGCCGGCGGGCCAGTGCAGCAGCGCCGACCCCGCAAAGTGTCCGCCGCACCGTACGAGTGTAAGCCCGCCGGGCAGCGCCCGGCGCTCGCCGTCCCAGAACTGGATCACCGGATCCGGACGCATCACGTACTCGCGATCCGTCGCGGGCAAATAGACGGGCGCGCGGCCGAAGGCGTGGCTCCAGTCGACCACCGAAGCGTAGAAGTGGGGGTGCGAGACCGCGATCGCCGCGAGCCCGCCCATCGCGCGCACCGCTTCGACGACCGCGTCGTCGAGCAGGCTCGTGCAGTCCCACAGCACGTTGCCCTCCGGCGTCCGGACGAGCAGCGCGCGTTGCCCGATCGCGAACGACGGCTCCATTCCGATGCCGAGGAGACCCGGCTCCTCGGCGCGCAGTACGTTCCGGTGCGAGCGCCGCAGCGCCTCCGGCGTCGTCCAAGTCTGTCCACGCCGGTTGACGAACTGCCGCTCGTCGTCGCAGATCGGGCAGGACGCGGGCGGCTGCGGTCGCTCGGCAAACTGCACGCCGCAGGTCACGCAGATGTGGGCCGGCATAGGACGGACGTTCGGCTCAAAACCCGGGCCCGCCTGCCGCGCGCCGCCCGCTTCCGCCTCAAACATGGGATAATAGCGCCGTGGCGGACGCGCGCATCCGGATACTCGTCGGCAAGCCCG
Coding sequences within it:
- a CDS encoding MBL fold metallo-hydrolase; protein product: MPAHICVTCGVQFAERPQPPASCPICDDERQFVNRRGQTWTTPEALRRSHRNVLRAEEPGLLGIGMEPSFAIGQRALLVRTPEGNVLWDCTSLLDDAVVEAVRAMGGLAAIAVSHPHFYASVVDWSHAFGRAPVYLPATDREYVMRPDPVIQFWDGERRALPGGLTLVRCGGHFAGSALLHWPAGAGGRGALLTGDTIQCVPDRGAVSFMYSYPNYIPLAPTAVRRVAAAVENLRFDRIYGGWFDRVVPSDAKAVVARSAERYVRALGTPPVRA
- a CDS encoding SPW repeat protein; this translates as MVWQNVIVALIGIWFIIAPSSLGFTANPAMTWTSAVGGVILLILGASAALSAEQRRQFWIQVVNALVGIWFIIAPWILSFTQHPAAFWTSLILGIVALILSVWDLQLMPRAVTSPHQTR
- a CDS encoding methylmalonyl-CoA mutase family protein gives rise to the protein MAEPRERAPRFSTISDLEIKRLYTPDDIRGDDTARDLGAPGEYPYTRGIHATMYRGRLWTMRMFAGFGSAEDTNARFHYLLRQGQTGLSTAFDMPTLMGYDSDHPRSAGEVGREGVAIDSVDDMDVLLRDLPLDEITTSMTINAPANILLAMYVAVAAARGLSPSTLGGTTQTDILKEFIAQKEWIVPPRPSMKLVQDIMVYGTAHLPRWNTISISGYHIREAGATAVQELAFTLADGIAYVQAGVEAGLEVDAFAPRLSFFFDVHSDFFEEIAKFRAARRMWARIMRERFGARHPRSMMLRTHAQTAGVSLTAQQPQNNIVRTALQALAAVLGGCQSLHTNSLDETYALPTEEAATLALRTQQVIAYETGVTHSVDPAGGAYFIEALTDRVEADAAEYIKTIDEMGGMLAAIEQGYPMREIAEASYRYQQQLERREKVIVGVNEFADRATVPIPQLHIDPEVERRQIERVRRTRATRDQTAARRALDVLRRITEQGGNTMPAIVDAVRARVTIGEICDVFRQVYGEYREQAVL